The Chamaesiphon minutus PCC 6605 DNA window GAACGCTCGGTCTTGGTTCTGTCGCGATCGCAGGTTTCACACTCAATCGTAGTCCAAATTCCACCATCGCTCAAAACTCGGACGGGATGATGAATCATGGTGGCATGAATCATGGTAGCACGATGAATCATAGTATGGATGTTGGCCCTGCTGATGCCAATTACGAGCTGCGGTTTATCGATAGTATGGTTCCCCATCATCAGGGTGCCTTGGTGATGGCGCAAGAAGTAATTCAAAAATCCAAACGATCCGAACTAATTAAATTTGCCAAAAACATCATTACCGAGCAGAAAAAAGAAATCGCGCAGATGCAACAATGGCGCAAGCAATGGTATCCCACAGCATCGGCAACACCAATGATGTGGCACACAGAAATGAATCATCAAATGGCGATGACTGCCGAGCACAAACAGTCGATGATGATGAGCATGTCGTTGGGGAAAGCTGATGCTGGTTTCGACAAACGGTTTCTCGATGCCATGATTCCCCACCATCAAGGTGCTGTCACAATGGCACAAGATTCATTAAAAAAATCCAAACGTCCAGAGCTGCAAAAACTCTCTCAAAGTATTATTAAGTCTCAACAGTCAGAAATCGATCGGATGAATCAATGGCGACAATCATGGTATGGGAAGTAAGTCAATTACCCTCGATATTCTTTGGTAGGGTCAATTCATGAATTGCCCCTACCAAAGGTCGGAGTGAGGGTGTATCTGCATATTATTAAATCCTCATTCCTAAATATGTCCTAAATACCGTGACTTTTACCGATTACCCAATGACGACGGAAAGATCGAGCCAGACTGCTTTCTTTGAATGCCAGATAAATTGGTCTGCCGTGCGGACAGGTACGCGGGTTGCGGGTGCGTTGCCAGCGATCGAGTAAACTTTGCATCTCTGGTAAACTCAGCGATGTGCCATTGCGAATCGCACAGCGACAGGCAACGGCGACTTGAGCGGCTTGCAAATCTCCGCCCTGGCTGAGTTCGGTAATTGCCGCTGCGAGATCTTCGCGCATCAATAGGGGTGCGGGAGCCGTCCGAATCGCCCACAAGCCTTCGCCAAAGGGATCGATCGTAATTTCGATCTGCTGTAATTGCTCTATTTGCCGCTCTGACAGGTGTGAGAGAATAATCGGCGGTTCGAGTGGTAAAAGCTGCCAAGCACTAACTATTTGCTCGTATAGCACCCGCTCGTGAGCGATATGTTGCTCTACCAGCCACAGTCCATCGGCGTGTTCGGCAATGATATAAGTATTGAGGACTTGTCCGACAGCACGCAATTCGAGTAAGCCTAAACCATCTCCATCATTGGTATTAGTAATCGATCTTTGCGGAATGTGATAAGCTCCTTGCTGTTCGGCGACTGCGAGCAATTTGCCGATGCGACTGGATCGATCGTCATCATCGGTTTCAGCCTGAAGATTCAATGCTCGATCGAGTGCTTGCGCTACTTGCGCTTGCCAGTATTCTACCTGCTGGAGATAGATTTCCACCTTAGCGGGATGGCGATTCCAGTCGATGTAGTGCGGCGGAATCTGAAGGTGTAAAAAGCAGACGGGGTATCGATCGCGCGGTAATGTTCGTGCCAATCCACTGACGATCGTTTGTTCCAATTCTGGTGCCCGGACAATCCGACCGTTGACGGCAACCTTCACCCAGTCTAGCCGATGGCGATGACATCGATCGGGCAAGCCCAAAGTTAGCTGAATTTTCGACTCCGCTTCAGGTGCGGCACTCAATTTGGGTGCCGCAATCGCGCGGTAGGTTTGACTCGTTGCTTGCGCCTGTTGCAACTCTAGTTCGAGGCGTTCTTGAAGCTGGTTGAGGGGGCGAGCGGTTATTTCCACATGATGAAGATCGTCCACCCGCACTTTTGGTAATATTTGGGGGATAATTTGCTGTGTGGTTTTAGCACCGATAATCTGAAACCACGGACGATGTTGCTGCTCGATAGTCCAATTCACATGGGGATGACATAGAGCCAGATGATAAATTACCGTCTGTACTTGACGCAGTTGACAATTAAGATTGGGCAAACCCTCCCGTCTAGCTTCCCAGTCGCCAAACAGATCTGCGACATCAATTGCCGTTCCTGGTGCGATCGCGACTTCTTGTTGGCGCACGACTTCACCCTGATGGTTGTAGACTAAATGCCAACCATCGCAACTATGACGAGGGCGACTGTAAATCTCCAGATTGGCAAGCTGCGCCAGACTGTGCAGAGCCTCCCCCCGAAATCCCAAACTAGTAATGTGAAATAGATCGTCTCGATCGTCAATTTTACTCGTACTATGCGCTGTCGCCGCTTGTTGCAAATCGGCGAGTTCGATCCCACTGCCATTATCTGCCACCCGAATCCGCCAGCGATCGGGAAATAAGGACACGGTAATTCTCGTCGCCCCAGCATCGATCGCATTTTCACACAGTTCGCGCACCACCGCCCCCAGAGAGTCAATGACTTCTCCAGCAGCAATCAGGTGAATGACTTCGATAGGTAGTGTGTGAATCGGCATTTAAGAACGTTTCTGGCGTTACTGGCAAATAATGGTAGGAGCAATTCATGAATTGCTCCTACCATTATTTTCGGGAATTAGTCGTCCATTTTAGCGGACAAAATTATTTTGGTTTTGGATGCTATAAACTACCGCAAGGTCTGCCTGCGATTTCTAACCGATTGGATCTCA harbors:
- the mutL gene encoding DNA mismatch repair endonuclease MutL, whose amino-acid sequence is MPIHTLPIEVIHLIAAGEVIDSLGAVVRELCENAIDAGATRITVSLFPDRWRIRVADNGSGIELADLQQAATAHSTSKIDDRDDLFHITSLGFRGEALHSLAQLANLEIYSRPRHSCDGWHLVYNHQGEVVRQQEVAIAPGTAIDVADLFGDWEARREGLPNLNCQLRQVQTVIYHLALCHPHVNWTIEQQHRPWFQIIGAKTTQQIIPQILPKVRVDDLHHVEITARPLNQLQERLELELQQAQATSQTYRAIAAPKLSAAPEAESKIQLTLGLPDRCHRHRLDWVKVAVNGRIVRAPELEQTIVSGLARTLPRDRYPVCFLHLQIPPHYIDWNRHPAKVEIYLQQVEYWQAQVAQALDRALNLQAETDDDDRSSRIGKLLAVAEQQGAYHIPQRSITNTNDGDGLGLLELRAVGQVLNTYIIAEHADGLWLVEQHIAHERVLYEQIVSAWQLLPLEPPIILSHLSERQIEQLQQIEITIDPFGEGLWAIRTAPAPLLMREDLAAAITELSQGGDLQAAQVAVACRCAIRNGTSLSLPEMQSLLDRWQRTRNPRTCPHGRPIYLAFKESSLARSFRRHWVIGKSHGI
- a CDS encoding DUF305 domain-containing protein translates to MNHKNRSFAPIAILVGTLGLGSVAIAGFTLNRSPNSTIAQNSDGMMNHGGMNHGSTMNHSMDVGPADANYELRFIDSMVPHHQGALVMAQEVIQKSKRSELIKFAKNIITEQKKEIAQMQQWRKQWYPTASATPMMWHTEMNHQMAMTAEHKQSMMMSMSLGKADAGFDKRFLDAMIPHHQGAVTMAQDSLKKSKRPELQKLSQSIIKSQQSEIDRMNQWRQSWYGK